The Branchiostoma floridae strain S238N-H82 chromosome 17, Bfl_VNyyK, whole genome shotgun sequence genome has a window encoding:
- the LOC118404452 gene encoding LOW QUALITY PROTEIN: uncharacterized protein LOC118404452 (The sequence of the model RefSeq protein was modified relative to this genomic sequence to represent the inferred CDS: substituted 1 base at 1 genomic stop codon), protein MPGPIRERVTAADRRHFDFVQTLRRISDELTEEETADVKLFCGHLIPRGQAEQLRRAVDVFQKLIHLDKIDQKNLDFLEEILERIGRLDLIRDVLRRFQPPDREIPENPELQQHDREIPENAEFQPPDREIPENLELQPPDREIPENPELQPPDREDPQNPEFQPPDREIPENPEFQPPDREIPENPELQPENPELRPENQDPQPSQSNTEGANEEGNATSNIYVVVHGRIRMIQETLDHLKNRLATLSSARRSQVKFRGYKKHKSILVHFSIPRENTAVLRHMADHSDPRLVYMGVKSLQIDAEVPIKVQQGAPLYDVKRQLPVDDIEVGCSTRNKRQRAPQSWTRLSALNLFSDALPLHLQAAASLEYQGFSYSLVRALVQKDRLREQQMRQAIQNLRNAEVDSNTLRQNAEVDSNTLRQKAEVDSNTLRQKAEVDSNTLRQKAEVESNTLRQKAEVDSNTLRQKAEVDSNTLRQKAEVDSNTLRQKAEVDSNTLRQKAEVDSNTIMTLRSKLNITENRLKEALETIAVLEEKLQQAQEYAXKAAKQVTSHVTEYREEKPPGGWSQEYRGEKPPGGWSAHVERANKATQAHLADIVGTAVGPGDVGGNKLGEDPTVKEEDKRDAGQDSDTDNGSDGREKVIDIETPEQERHTAETEGAAAGSTGDRKQDVITFGGKGTEPGKFYYPRGVVVSPSNEIFVTDGGNRRVQVHSTEGVYLRHFPTVLPGTEDKDMEPHDVCMDGNGTLWVVGRAGTAEHVVQYSTDGTVMSGFDLKKDSYDRGIAVNMRTNHILVTDADQRAVLVFRPDGSLVRTVRHPRAGEMTHPQYVTVDGEGNILVSDWDTNCVYVYDESGKFLFQFGGEGRGEGQLKWPLGICTDSSGHILVADSGNERVQIFTRHGEFVRTFRTGPGSYPESLTVGPEGQLVVTNDRNHTVTIYPNY, encoded by the exons ATGCCAGGTCCGATCCGAGAAAGAGTCACAGCTGCCGACagacgccattttgattttgtgcaaaCCTTGCGCCGGATTTccgatgaactgacagaagaggaaacagCAGACGTGAAGTTGTTTTGTGGACATCTGATCCCCAGAGGCCAGGCGGAACAGCTCAGGCGGGCGGTGGACGTTTTCCAGAAACTGATACACCTGGACAAAATCGACCAAAAGAATCTTGACTTCCTCGAAGAGATCTTGGAACGAATCGGACGACTTGATCTGATTCGGGACGTTCTGCGGCGGTTCCAGCCGcctgaccgagagattccggaaaatcccgaactgcAGCAGCAtgaccgagagattccggaaaatGCCGAATTCCAGCCGcctgaccgagagattccggaGAATCTCGAACTCCAGCCGcctgaccgagagattccggaaaatcccgaactccAGCCGCCTGACCGAGAGGATCCACAAAATCCCGAATTCCAGCCGCCagaccgagagattccggaaaatcccgaattccagccgcctgaccgagagattccggaGAACCCCGAACTGCAGCCCGAAAACCCCGAACTGCGTCCGGAAAACCAAGATCCCCAACCAAGTCAAAGTAACACCGAAGGAGCAAATGAAGAAG GAAATGCTACGTCGAACATCTACGTGGTTGTGCACGGCCGAATACGCATGATCCAGGAAACTCTAGATCATCTTAAAAATCGCCTGGCGACACTATCTAGCGCtagaaggtcacaggtcaagttcagaggttacaagaagcacaagagcatcctggtgcacttctccataccgcgggagaacacggcggtgctgaggcacatggcggatcactccgacccgagacttgtctacatgggcgtcaagtcactgcagatcgacgctgaagttcccatcaaagtCCAACAGGGGGCGCCGTTGTATG ATGTCAAGAGGCAACTGCCTGTTGATGACATCGAGGTGGGATGCAGTACCCGGAACAAACGCCAGAGGGCGCCCCAgagctggacccgcctgtctgccctgaacctgttctcggacgccctgccgctccatctgcaggcagccgcgagtctggagtaccagggcttctcctacagcctggtccgggctctggtgcagaaggaccggctcagagaacagcagatgaggcaggccatccagaacctcaggaacgcagag GTGGATTcaaacacgctccgtcagaacgcagaggtggattccaacacgctccgtcagaaggcagaggtggattccaacacgctccgacagaaggcagaggtggattcaaacacgctccgtcagaaggcagaggtggagtccaacacgctccgtcagaaggcagaggtggattccaacacgctccgtcagaaggcagaggtggattccaacacgctccgtcagaaggcagaggtggattccaacacgctccgtcagaaggcagaggtggattcaaacacgctccgtcagaaggcagaggtggattccaacacgatcatgactttgcgctccaagctcaacatcacagagaacaggctgaaggaggctcttgagacgatcgcagttcttgaagaaaagctgcagcaggCTCAAGAATACGCATAGAAAGCCGCCAAGCAAGTGACATCCCACGTTACGGAGTACAGGGAAGAGAAGCCGCCTGGGGGCTggtcacaggagtacaggggagagaagccgcctggggGCTGGTCGGCACATGTCGAGAGGGCTAATAAAGCTACACAGGCACATCTAGCGGATATTGTAGGTACTGCAGTGGGACCTGGAGATGTAGGCGGCAACAAGCTTGGAGAAGATCCGACTGTGAAGGAGGAAGACAAGCGAGATGCAGGACAAGACTCTGATACTGACAATGGGAGCGATGGAAGAGAGAAGGTTATCGATATAGAAACACCCGAGCAAGAGCGACACACGGCGGAGACAGAAGGAGCGGCAGCTGGCTCTACTGGGGACAGGAAACAGGATGTGATCACTTTTGGCGGGAAAGGGACGGAACCAGGAAAGTTTTATTACCCACGCGGCGTTgtggtgtcgcctagcaacgagatatttgtgacCGATGGCGGCAacaggcgagtccaagtccacagcacggaaggggtttacctgcgccacttTCCAACAGTTCTACCGGGTACAGAGGATAAGGACATGGAGCCGCATGATGTttgtatggacggtaacggcacgctgtgggtagtggggcgAGCAGGGACAGCTGagcatgttgtacagtacagcacggacgggaccgtCATGTCGGGGTTTGACCTGAAGAAGGACAGTTATGACCGCGGTATTGCGGTGAacatgcgcactaaccacatcctggTGACTGATGCAGACCAACGTGCAGTTCTtgtgttccgtccggacggctccctggtgcggacagtccggcatCCACGGGCTGGGGAGATGACACACCCACAGTACgtcactgtggacggggaagggaacattcttgtgtcggacTGGGACACTAACTGTGTCTACGTGTATGACGAGtccgggaagttcctgttccagttcgGAGGGGAGGGAAggggtgaaggtcagctgaagtGGCCCCtcggcatctgtacagacagctctGGGCACATCCTCGTGGCGGACTCTGGGAACGAGAgggttcagatcttcacacgtcacggAGAGTTTGTCCGTACTTTCCGTACTGGGCCTGGGTCTTACCCGGAAAGCCTGactgtgggaccggaagggcagctggttgtgaccAATGATCGGAACCATACTGTGACTATATATCCCAACTATTAG
- the LOC118404449 gene encoding uncharacterized protein LOC118404449, translating to MADPVRERVTAADRRQFDFVQTLLRISDELTEDETTIIKLCCLHLIPKGQATQLRRAMDVFVKLIELDKIDRENLEFIEEILERIRRQDLIREVLQPFQPPNREIPENPDLQPEYPEHPSENLELQSGTSLEGTTADGDVQGYFDDVIEEVSNKWDDLARELGFNDNEIKVIQVSERDPDHRCREMLTRWRNREGRGATLQVMIQALKSIRETRTAESLEGNATSNIYVVLQGAMIQETLDHLKRCLTTLSGATRSQVKFRGYKKNKSILVHFSLPRENTAVLRHMAHHSDPRLVYMGVKSLQIDAEVPIKFQQEATLYDAKRQFPVDDIEVGCITRTKHQRAPQSWTRLSALNLFSDALPLHLQAAASLEYQGFSYSLVRALVQKDRLREHQMRQAIQNLRNAEVDSNTLRQKAEVDSNTIITLRSKLDITENRLKEALETIAVLEEKLQQAQEYAEKAAKQVTSHVTEYRGEKPPGGWPQEYRGEKPPGGWPQEYRGEKPPGGWPQEYRGEKPPGGWPQKYRGKKPPGGWSKEVEKADVESQTHLADPLDSTGRPEDVGDKAGEDPTVKEEDKTAAMQDSDSESDGRVEVLGTKAPEQERHTAGTEGAASGSTGELDQGVITFGGKGSEPGKFSYPRGVVVSPSNEIVVADLYNRRVQVHSTEGVYLRHFPTVVPGTGDKNMYPYDVCMDGSGTLWVVGDGETTDHVVQYSTDGTAMARFDMKKGYHFRGIAVDMRTNHILVTDAGDGAVHVFRPDGSLVRTVRYPRDGEITHPRYVTVDGEGNILVSDWDTHSVCVYDESGKFLFQFGGLGSGKGQLNGPLGICTDSSGHILVADYWNEGVQIFTRHGKFVHTVRTGFQPEGLAVGPEGRLVVTNDLNDIVTVYPSY from the exons ATGGCAGATCCGGTTCGAGAAAGAGTCACAGCCGCTGACAGGCGCCAGTTTGATTTTGTGCAAACGTTGCTCCGGATTTCtgatgaactgacagaagatGAGACCACAATCATAAAGTTGTGCTGCCTGCATCTGATCCCCAAAGGCCAGGCGACACAGCTCAGGAGAGCAATGGACGTATTTGTAAAGCTGATAGAACTGGACAAAATTGACAGGGAGAACCTTGAGTTTATTGAAGAGATCTTGGAGAGAATCCGACGACAGGACTTGATTCGGGAAGTTCTGCAGCCGTTCCAGCCTCCTAaccgagagattccggaaaatcccgatCTCCAGCCGGAGTACCCCGAGCACCCGTCAGAAAACCTAGAG CTCCAGTCGGGAACAAGTCTGGAAGGGACGACAGCAGATG GTGACGTGCAGGGATATTTCGACGATGTAATCGAGGAAGTCAGCAACAAGTGGGACGACCTGGCCCGGGAGCTGGGATTTAATGATAACGAAATCAAAGTAATCCAAGTTTCAGAGCGTGACCCTGATCACAGGTGCAGGGAAATGCTGACCAGATGGAGAAACAGGGAGGGAAGGGGAGCTACTCTACAGGTGATGATTCAAGCCCTAAAGAGCATTCGTGAAACCCGGACAGCAGAGAGCCTGGAAG GAAATGCTACCTCCAACATCTACGTGGTCTTGCAAGGCGCAATGATCCAGGAAACTCTAGATCATCTTAAAAGATGCCTGACGACGTTATCTGGCGCCacaaggtcacaggtcaagttcagaggttacaagaagaacaagagcatcctggtgcacttTTCCCtaccgcgggagaacacggcggtgctgaggcacatggcgcatcactccgacccgagacttgtctacatgggcgtcaagtcactGCAGATCGACGCTGAAGTTCCCATCAAATTCCAACAGGAGGCGACGTTGTACG ATGCCAAGAGACAATTTCCTGTTGATGACATCGAGGTGGGATGCATTACCCGGACAAAACACCAGAGGGCGCCCCAgagctggacccgcctgtctgccctgaacctgttctcggacgccctgccgctccatctgcaggcagccgcgagtctggagtaccagggcttctcctacagcctggtccgggctctggtgcagaaggaccggctcagagaacaccagatgaggcaggccatccagaacctcaggaacgcagaggtggattccaacacgctccgtcagaaggcagaggtggattccaacaccaTCATTACTTTGCGCTCCAAGCTCGacatcacagagaacaggctgaaggaggctcttgagacgatcgcagttcttgaagaaaagctgcagcaggCTCAAGAATACGCAGAGAAAGCCGCCAAGCAGGTGACATCCCACGtgacggagtacaggggagagaagccgcctggaggctggccacaggagtacaggggagagaagccgcctggaggctggccacaggagtacaggggagagaagcctcCTGgcggctggccacaggagtacaggggagagaagccacctggaggctggccacagaaGTACAGGGGAAAGAAGCCGCCTGGTGGCTGGTCGAAAGAAGTCGAGAAGGCAGATGTAGAGTCACAGACCCACCTAGCGGATCCTCTAGATAGCACAGGGAGACCTGAAGATGTGGGCGACAAGGCTGGAGAAGACCCGACTGTTaaggaagaagacaaaacaGCTGCAATGCAAGACTCTGACAGTGAGAGCGATGGAAGAGTGGAAGTCCTCGGTACAAAAGCACCCGAGCAAGAGCGACACACAGCGGGGACAGAAGGAGCGGCATCTGGCTCTACTGGGGAGTTGGATCAGGGTGTGATCACTTTTGGTGGGAAAGGATCAGAACCGGGAAAGTTTTCGTACCCGCGCGGCGTTgtggtgtcgcctagcaacgagatagTTGTGGCTGATCTTTACAacaggcgagtccaagtccacagcacAGAGGGGGTTTACCTACGTcacttcccaacagttgtaccgggtacagGAGATAAGAACATGTACCCATATGATGTTTGCATGGACGGTAGcggcacgctgtgggtagtgggggACGGAGAGACAACCgaccatgttgtacagtacagcacggacgggaccgccatggcgCGGTTTGACATGAAGAAGGGCTATCATTTTCGCGGCATTGCAGTAgacatgcgcactaaccacatcctggTGACTGATGCAGGCGATGGTGCAGTTCAtgtgttccgtccggacggctctctggtgcggacagtccggTATCCACGGGATGGGGAGATAACACACCCACGGTACGTCACAgtggacggggaagggaacattcttgtgtcggacTGGGACACTCACAGTGTCTGCGTGTATGACGAGTCCGGGAagtttctgttccagtttggaggttTGGGAAGTGGTAAAGGTCAGCTGAATGGTCCCcttggcatctgtacagacagctctGGGCACATCCTCGTGGCAGACTATTGGAACGAGGGagttcagatcttcacacgtcacggcAAGTTTGTCCATACCGTCCGTACTGGGTTTCAGCCGGAaggcctggctgtgggaccggaagggcGGCTGGTTGTGACCAATGATTTGAACGACATTGTGACTGTTTATCCCAGCTATTAG
- the LOC118405115 gene encoding uncharacterized protein LOC118405115, protein MCAQKFQFMNVLSSAFRMSGQERKKITTADRRHFEFVQSLLRISKELTEEETATMKLFCLHLIPKGQRAQLKRIVDVFHKLMELDKIDQENLEFIEEILERIGRQDLIRDVMRRFQPPDREIPENPELQPENPELQPENPEHQPGASLLGTTAEGDVQGFFYDVIKEISHKWDDLARELGFHDNEIKVIRDLERDHDHRCREMLTRWRNREGREATLEVLKQALKNIGETRTAESLEGPTTSNTYVVVHGTVRMIQETLDHLKNCLATLCGTRRSQVKFRGYKKHKSILVHFSIPRENTAVLRHMADQSDPRLVYMGVKSLQIDAEVPIKVQQGAPLYGIKRQLPVDDIEVGCSTRTKRQRATVGWTRLSALNLFSDALPLHLQAAASLEYQGFSYSLVRALVQKDRLREHQMRQAIQNLRNAEVDSNTLRQKAEVDS, encoded by the exons ATGTGTGCACAAAAGTTTCAGTTCATGAACGTTTTATCGTCTGCTTTCAGGATGTCAGGtcaggaacgaaaaaaaatcacaactgccgacaggcgccattttgaatttgtcCAATCTTTGCTCCGGATTTCCAAAGAGCTCACAGAAGAGGAAACGGCAACCATGAAGTTGTTCTGCCTGCACCTGATCCCTAAAGGCCAGAGGGCACAACTCAAGCGGATAGTGGATGTTTTCCATAAGCTGATGGAACTGGACAAAATCGACCAGGAAAACTTGGAGTTTATTGAAGAGATCTTGGAAAGAATCGGTAGACAGGACCTGATTCGGGACGTTATGCGGCGGTTTCAGCCTcctgaccgagagattccggaaaaCCCCGAACTGCAGCCGGAAAATCCCGAGCTGCAGCCGGAAAACCCCGAACACCAGCCGGGAGCAAGTCTGTTAGGGACGACTGCAGAAG GTGACGTGCAGGGATTTTTTTACGATGTTATCAAAGAAATCAGCCACAAGTGGGACGACCTGGCCCGGGAGCTGGGATTTCATGATAACGAAATCAAAGTAATCCGAGACTTGGAGCGTGACCATGACCACAGGTGCAGGGAAATGCTGACAAGGTGGAGAAACAGGGAGGGAAGGGAAGCTACTCTAGAGGTCCTAAAGCAAGCATTAAAGAATATTGGTGAAACTCGGACAGCAGAGAGCCTGGAAG GACCTACAACCTCCAACACCTACGTGGTTGTGCACGGTACAGTGCGCATGATCCAGGAAACTCTAGATCATCTTAAAAACTGTCTGGCAACGCTATGTGGCAccagaaggtcacaggtcaagttcagaggttacaagaaacacaagagcatcctggtgcacttctccataccgcgggagaacacggcggtgctgaggcacatggcggatcaatccgacccgagacttgtctacatgggcgtcaagtcactgcagatcgacgctgaagttcccatcaaagtCCAACAGGGGGCGCCGTTGTACG GTATCAAGAGACAACTGCCTGTAGATGACATCGAGGTGGGATGCAGTACCCGGACGAAACGCCAGAGGGCGACCGTGGgctggacccgcctgtctgctctgaacctgttctcggacgccctgccgctccatctgcaggcagccgcgagtctggagtaccagggcttctcctacagcctggtccgggctctggtgcagaaggaccggctcagagaacaccagatgaggcaggccatccagaaccttagaaacgcagaggtggattccaacacgctccgacagaaggcagaggtggattcc
- the LOC118404451 gene encoding tripartite motif-containing protein 2-like, which produces MQPFHRQVECLTGIPGDVGGDKVGTDPTVKEEDRKTPRQDSGSGSNEKVEVLGTEAPEQERYTAGTEGATSGSAGDLKQGVITFGGEGSYPRKFRFPCGVMVSPSNEIFVADEYNMPIQVHSTEGVYLRHFPTVVPGTGDKVMRPRDVCMDGNGTLWVVGREETADHVVQYSTDGTAMAGFDVKKSRYVRGIAVDMRTNHILVTDADQGAVHVFRPDGSLVRTVRLPRGEKTDPWYITVNGEGNILVSGWGTHCVYVYDESGKFLFQFGGEGSGEDQLDYPCGICTVSSGHILVADFGTERVQIFTRHGEFVRTVPTGFRPECLAVGPEGQLVVTDWDKYTVTVFPNY; this is translated from the coding sequence ATGCAACCATTTCATCGCCAAGTAGAATGTCTTACAGGGATACCTGGAGATGTTGGCGGTGACAAGGTTGGAACAGACCCGACTGTTAAGGAAGAAGACAGGAAAACTCCAAGACAAGACTCTGGAAGTGGGAGCAATGAAAAAGTGGAAGTCCTCGGTACAGAAGCACCCGAGCAAGAGCGATACACAGCGGGGACAGAAGGAGCGACATCTGGCTCTGCTGGGGACTTGAAACAGGGCGTGATCACTTTTGGTGGGGAAGGATCATATCCTCGAAAGTTTCGGTTCCCATGTGGTGTTAtggtgtcgcctagcaacgagatattcGTGGCTGATGAATACAACATGCCGATCCAAGTCCACAGCACGgagggggtttacctgcgccacttcccaacagttgtaccgggtacagGGGATAAGGTCATGCGGCCACGTGATGTttgtatggacggtaacggcacgctgtgggtGGTGGGGCGAGAAGAGACAGCTgaccatgttgtacagtacagcacggacgggaccgccatggcgGGGTTCGATGTTAAGAAAAGCAGATATGTCCGCGGCATCGCAGTAgacatgcgcactaaccacatcctggTGACTGATGCAGACCAAGGTGCAGTTCAtgtgttccgtccggacggctccctggtgcggacagtccggcTTCCAAGGGGTGAGAAGACAGACCCATGGTACATCACTGTGaacggggaagggaacattcttgtgtcaggCTGGGGAACTCACTGTGTCTACGTGTATGACGAGtccgggaagttcctgttccagtttggaggtgagggaagtggtgaagaTCAGCTGGATTATCCCTGTGGCATCTGTACAGTCAGCTCGGGTCACATCCTCGTGGCGGACTTTGGGACCGAGAGagttcagatcttcacacgtcacggcgagtttgtCCGTACCGTCCCTACTGGGTTTCGGCCGGAATgcctggctgtgggaccggaagggcagctggttgtgacTGATTGGGATAAATACACTGTGACTGTATTTCCTAACTACTGA
- the LOC118404450 gene encoding uncharacterized protein LOC118404450, whose product MAGPVRERVTDADRRHFDFVQTLLRISDELTEEETANVKLFCLHLIPKGQAAQLRRAVDVFQKLMELDKIDQENLDFLKEILERIGRQDLIQNVLRRFQPPDREIPENPELQPENPEMQPGTSQEGGSAEGNAYLVVHGEVRMIQENLDRLRNRLATLSGTRRSQVKFRGYKKHKSILVHFSMPRENTAVLRHMADHSDPRLVYMGVKSLQIDAEVPIKVQQEEPVYDVKRQHPVDDIEVGCGTRTKHQRAPQGWTRLSALNLFSDALPLHLQAAASLEYQGFSYSLVRALVQKDRLREHQMRQAIQNLRNAEVDSNTLRQKAEVDSNTIMALRSKLKITENRLKEALETIEVLEENLQQAQEYAEKATKQVTSHVTEYRGEKPGFQGKEVVLGTEAPEQERHTAGTKVAASGSTGDEKQGVITFGGEGSGPGKFYFPRGVVVSPSNEIFVADGGNRRVQVHSTEGVYLRHFPTVVPGTGDKDMEPHDVCMDGNGTLWVVGSEVTADHVVQYSTDGTAMAGFDLKNSYHYRGITVDMRTNHILVSDADQGAVHVFRPDGCLVRTVRHPQGEMKRPRCITVDGEGNILVSDWDNHCVYVYDESGKFLFQFGGWGSGEGQLKWPRGICTDSSGHIIVADFGNKRVQIFTRHGEYVRTVRIEFQPEGLAVGPEGQLVVTNYWGGTVVIY is encoded by the exons ATGGCAGGTCCGGTACGAGAAAGAGTCACAGATGccgacaggcgccattttgattttgtccaaactttgctccgtatttccgatgaactgacagaagaggaaacggCAAACGTGAAGTTGTTCTGCCTGCATCTGATTCCAAAAGGTCAGGCGGCACAACTCAGGCGGGCGGTGGACGTTTTTCAAAAGCTGATGGAACTGGACAAAATCGACCAGGAGAATCTCGACTTTCTCAAAGAGATATTGGAAAGAATCGGACGACAGGACCTGATTCAGAATGTTCTGCGCCGGTTCCAGCCGCCTGACCGAGAAATTCCGGAAAATCCAGAACTTCAGCCAGAGAATCCCGAAATGCAACCGGGAACAAGTCAGGAGGGAGGGAGTGCAGAAG GAAACGCCTACTTGGTTGTGCACGGTGAAGTGCGCATGATCCAAGAAAATCTCGATCGTCTGAGAAACCGCCTAGCAACGTTATCAGGGAccagaaggtcacaggtcaagttcagaggttacaagaagcacaagagcatcctggtgcacttctccatgccgcgggagaacacggcagtgctgaggcacatggcggatcactccgacccgagacttgtctacatgggcgtcaagtcactgcagatcgacgctgaagttcccatcaaagtCCAACAGGAGGAGCCTGTGTACG ATGTCAAGAGACAACATCCTGTTGATGACATTGAGGTTGGATGCGGTACCCGGACCAAACACCAGAGGGCGCCCCAGGgctggacccgcctgtctgccctgaacctgttctcggacgccctgccgctccatctgcaggcagccgcgagtctggagtaccagggcttctcctatagcctggtccgggctctggtgcagaaggaccggctcagagaacaccagatgaggcaggccatccagaacctcaggaacgcagaggtggattccaacacgctccgtcagaaggcagaggtggattccaacacgatcatgGCTTTGCGCTCCAAGCTTAAAATCACAGAGAACAGGCTAAAGGAGGCTCTTGAGACGATCGAGGTTCTTGAAGAAAACCTGCAGCAGGCTCAAGAATACGCAGAGAAAGCCACCAAACAGGTGACATCGCACGtgacggagtacaggggagagaagcc TGGGTTTCAAGGAAAAGAGGTTGTTCTCGGTACAGAAGCACCCGAGCAAGAGCGACATACAGCAGGGACAAAGGTAGCGGCATCTGGCTCTACTGGGGACGAAAAACAGGGTGTGATCACTTTTGGTGGGGAAGGATCAGGACCTGGAAAGTTTTATTTCCCACGTGGCGTTgtggtgtcgcctagcaacgagatatttgttGCCGATGGCGGCAACAGACGAGTCCAAGTTCACAGCACGgagggggtttacctgcgccacttcccaacagttgtaccgggtacagGGGATAAGGACATGGAGCCGCATGATGTttgtatggacggtaacggcacgctgtgggtagtggggaGCGAAGTGACAGCTgaccatgttgtacagtacagcacggacgggaccgccatggcgGGGTTTGACTTGAAGAATAGCTATCATTACCGTGGTATTACAGtggacatgcgcactaaccacatcctggTCTCTGATGCAGACCAAGGTGCAGTTCAtgtgttccgtccggacggctgcctggtgcggacagtccggcatCCACAGGGGGAGATGAAACGCCCACGGTGCATCACTGTGGACGGGgaggggaacattcttgtgtcggacTGGGACAATCACTGTGTCTACGTGTATGACGAGtccgggaagttcctgttccagttcgGAGGTTGGGGAAGTGGGGAAGGTCAGCTGAAGTGGCCCCGCGGCATCTGCACAGACAGCTCGGGGCACATCATCGTGGCGGACTTTGGGAACAAGAgggttcagatcttcacacgtcacggcgagtATGTCCGGACCGTCCGTATTGAGTTCCAGCCGGAaggcctggctgtgggaccggaagggcagctggttgtgaccAATTACTGGGGCGGTACTGTGGTTATATACTAG